Proteins encoded in a region of the Pseudomonas denitrificans (nom. rej.) genome:
- the topA gene encoding type I DNA topoisomerase has translation MGKSLVIVESPAKAKTINKYLGNQYVVKSSIGHIRDLPTSGSSASKEPAAKTRKTAAEAPALSPKEKAKRQLVTRMGVDPEHGWKAKYEILPGKEKVIEELRRLAKDADTIYLATDLDREGEAIAWHLREAIGGDDSRYKRVVFNEITKKAIQEAFSQPGELDINRVNAQQARRFLDRVVGYMVSPLLWAKIARGLSAGRVQSVAVKLVVEREREIRAFVPEEYWEVHADLGTPKNDKVRFEVVREKGEAFKPLNEAQATAALEKLKASSYSIAKREDKPTSSKPSAPFITSTLQQAASNRLGFGVKKTMMMAQRLYEAGYITYMRTDSTNLSADAIDMVRGFIDSEFGKKYLPAKPNFYSSKEGAQEAHEAIRPSDVNLRPTQLSGMERDAERLYDLIWRQFVACQMPPAEYLSTTVSAAAGDFELRAKGRILKFDGYTKVLPQQSKPGEDDVLPEMNQGDAMKLLKLDPSQHFTKPPARFSEASLVKELEKRGIGRPSTYAAIISTIQERGYVTTHNRRFYAEKMGDIVTDRLNESFSNLMDYGFTAGMEENLDDVAQGERDWKNVLDEFYGDFRKKLDLAEASNDGMRANQPTLTDIPCRECGRPMMIRTASTGVFLGCSGYSLPPKERCKATVNLIPGDEIAADDEGESESRVLRGKHRCPICSTAMDAYLVDEKRKLHICGNNPDCAGYEIEEGQYRIKGYEGPSLECDKCGSEMQLKTGRFGKFFGCTNPTCKNTRKLLKSGEPAPPKMDAIRMPELKCEKVDDIYVLRDGASGLFLAASQFPKNRETRAPLVAELVPHKEELDPKYHFLLAAPAKDPEGRPAVIRFSRKTKEQYVQSEVDGKPTGWRAFFDGGKWKVEDKR, from the coding sequence ATGGGTAAATCGCTGGTCATCGTGGAATCACCGGCCAAGGCCAAGACCATCAACAAGTACCTGGGCAACCAGTACGTGGTGAAGTCGAGCATCGGCCACATCCGCGACCTGCCCACCAGCGGCTCGTCCGCGTCGAAGGAGCCTGCGGCAAAAACGCGCAAGACCGCTGCCGAGGCGCCGGCCCTGTCGCCGAAGGAGAAGGCCAAGCGCCAGCTCGTCACCCGCATGGGCGTCGATCCGGAGCACGGCTGGAAGGCCAAGTACGAGATCCTGCCCGGCAAGGAAAAGGTGATCGAGGAGCTGCGCCGCCTGGCCAAGGATGCCGACACCATCTATCTCGCAACCGACTTGGACCGCGAAGGGGAGGCCATTGCCTGGCACCTGCGCGAGGCCATCGGCGGCGACGACTCGCGCTACAAGCGCGTGGTCTTCAACGAAATCACCAAGAAGGCCATCCAGGAAGCCTTCTCCCAGCCCGGCGAGCTGGATATCAACCGCGTGAATGCCCAGCAGGCACGCCGCTTCCTCGATCGCGTGGTGGGCTACATGGTCTCGCCGCTGCTGTGGGCCAAGATCGCCCGTGGCCTGTCCGCCGGCCGCGTGCAGTCGGTAGCGGTGAAGCTGGTGGTCGAGCGTGAGCGCGAGATCCGTGCCTTCGTCCCGGAAGAATACTGGGAAGTGCATGCCGACCTCGGTACGCCGAAGAACGACAAGGTCCGCTTCGAAGTGGTGCGCGAGAAGGGCGAAGCCTTCAAGCCGCTGAACGAAGCCCAGGCCACTGCTGCCCTGGAGAAGCTCAAGGCCTCCAGCTACAGCATCGCCAAGCGCGAAGACAAGCCGACATCCAGCAAGCCCTCGGCGCCGTTCATCACCTCCACCCTGCAGCAGGCCGCGAGCAATCGCCTGGGCTTCGGGGTGAAGAAGACCATGATGATGGCCCAGCGTCTCTACGAAGCCGGCTACATCACCTATATGCGTACCGACTCGACCAACCTGTCGGCCGACGCCATCGACATGGTGCGCGGCTTCATCGACAGCGAGTTCGGCAAGAAATACCTGCCGGCCAAGCCGAACTTCTACTCCAGCAAGGAAGGCGCCCAGGAAGCTCACGAAGCGATTCGTCCTTCCGACGTCAACCTGCGTCCGACCCAGCTGTCGGGCATGGAGCGCGACGCCGAGCGCCTGTACGACCTGATCTGGCGCCAGTTCGTGGCCTGCCAGATGCCGCCGGCCGAGTACCTGTCCACCACCGTCAGCGCGGCTGCCGGTGACTTCGAGCTGCGCGCCAAGGGCCGCATTCTCAAGTTCGACGGCTACACCAAGGTGCTGCCGCAGCAGAGCAAGCCGGGCGAGGATGACGTCCTGCCGGAAATGAACCAGGGCGACGCGATGAAGCTGCTCAAGCTCGATCCGAGCCAGCACTTCACCAAGCCGCCGGCGCGCTTCTCCGAAGCCAGCCTGGTCAAGGAACTGGAAAAACGCGGCATCGGCCGGCCGTCCACCTACGCGGCGATCATCTCCACCATCCAGGAGCGCGGCTACGTCACCACCCACAATCGCCGCTTCTACGCGGAAAAGATGGGCGACATCGTCACCGACCGCCTCAACGAGAGCTTCTCCAACCTGATGGACTACGGCTTCACCGCCGGCATGGAAGAGAACCTCGATGACGTGGCCCAGGGCGAGCGCGACTGGAAAAACGTGCTGGACGAGTTCTACGGCGACTTCCGCAAGAAGCTCGACCTGGCCGAAGCCTCCAACGACGGCATGCGCGCCAACCAGCCGACCCTGACCGACATCCCCTGCCGCGAGTGCGGCCGGCCGATGATGATCCGTACCGCCTCCACCGGCGTGTTCCTCGGCTGCTCGGGCTACAGCCTGCCGCCGAAAGAGCGCTGCAAGGCGACCGTCAACCTGATTCCGGGCGACGAAATCGCCGCGGATGACGAGGGCGAATCCGAGTCCCGCGTACTGCGTGGCAAGCACCGCTGCCCGATCTGCAGCACCGCGATGGACGCCTACCTGGTCGACGAGAAGCGCAAGCTGCACATCTGCGGCAACAACCCGGATTGCGCCGGCTACGAGATCGAGGAAGGCCAGTACCGCATCAAGGGCTACGAAGGCCCGAGCCTGGAATGCGACAAGTGCGGCAGCGAGATGCAACTCAAGACCGGCCGCTTCGGCAAGTTCTTCGGCTGCACCAACCCGACCTGCAAGAACACCCGCAAGTTGCTGAAGAGCGGCGAGCCCGCGCCGCCGAAGATGGATGCCATCCGCATGCCGGAACTCAAGTGCGAGAAGGTGGACGACATCTACGTACTGCGTGACGGCGCTTCCGGCCTGTTCCTGGCCGCCAGCCAGTTCCCGAAAAACCGCGAGACCCGTGCTCCGCTGGTTGCCGAGCTGGTGCCGCACAAGGAAGAGCTGGATCCGAAGTACCACTTCCTGCTCGCAGCTCCCGCGAAAGACCCGGAGGGCCGCCCGGCGGT
- a CDS encoding DUF1653 domain-containing protein, producing the protein MHLQPGLYRHYKGQQYRVLGIAQHSETEEELVIYQALYGEFGLWVRPLSMFTEAVEVNGENVPRFALVSAENDPLGLQTGPSGETQA; encoded by the coding sequence ATGCACTTGCAGCCCGGACTGTATCGACATTACAAGGGACAGCAGTACCGCGTTCTCGGCATCGCCCAGCATTCCGAGACCGAGGAAGAGCTGGTGATCTACCAGGCGCTGTACGGCGAATTCGGCCTCTGGGTACGCCCGCTGAGCATGTTCACCGAGGCGGTGGAAGTGAATGGCGAGAACGTTCCGCGCTTCGCTCTGGTGAGCGCCGAAAACGATCCGCTGGGTCTTCAGACCGGCCCGTCCGGCGAAACCCAAGCTTGA
- the fadA gene encoding acetyl-CoA C-acyltransferase FadA — MSLNPRDAVIVDFGRTPMGRSKGGMHRNTRAENMSAHLISKLLERNPKIDPAEVEDVIWGCVNQTLEQGWNIARMASLMTQIPHTSAGQTVSRLCGSSMSALHTAVQAIQTGNGDVFVIGGVEHMGHVGMMHGVDPNPHMSLYAAKASGMMGLTAEMLGKMHGITREAQDKFGVRSHQLAWKATQEGKFKDEIIPMEGYDENGFLKVFDFDETIRPETTLESLAALKPAFNPKGGTVTAGTSSQITDGASCMIVMSAQRAQDLGVQPMAVVRAMAVAGVDPAIMGYGPVPSTNKALKRAGLTINDIDFFELNEAFAAQALPVLKDLKILDKMEEKVNLHGGAIALGHPFGCSGARISGTLLNVMKQNSGTLGVSTMCVGLGQGITTVFERV; from the coding sequence ATGAGCCTGAATCCGAGAGACGCCGTCATTGTCGACTTCGGCCGCACCCCGATGGGCCGTTCGAAGGGTGGCATGCACCGCAACACCCGCGCGGAGAACATGTCCGCGCACCTGATCAGCAAGCTCCTGGAGCGCAACCCGAAGATCGACCCGGCGGAAGTCGAGGACGTGATCTGGGGTTGCGTGAACCAGACCCTGGAGCAGGGCTGGAACATCGCACGCATGGCGTCGCTGATGACCCAGATCCCGCACACCAGCGCCGGCCAGACCGTCAGCCGCCTGTGCGGCTCGTCCATGAGCGCCCTGCACACTGCCGTGCAGGCGATCCAGACCGGCAACGGTGACGTCTTCGTCATCGGCGGCGTGGAGCACATGGGCCACGTCGGCATGATGCACGGTGTCGACCCGAACCCGCACATGTCCCTGTACGCCGCCAAGGCGTCGGGCATGATGGGCCTGACCGCCGAAATGCTGGGCAAGATGCACGGCATCACCCGCGAGGCGCAGGACAAGTTCGGCGTGCGTTCGCACCAGCTGGCCTGGAAAGCGACTCAGGAAGGCAAGTTCAAAGACGAAATCATCCCGATGGAAGGTTACGACGAGAACGGCTTCCTGAAGGTCTTTGACTTCGACGAAACCATCCGTCCGGAAACCACCCTGGAAAGCCTGGCGGCCCTGAAGCCGGCCTTCAACCCGAAGGGCGGCACCGTGACGGCGGGTACTTCCTCGCAGATCACTGACGGCGCTTCCTGCATGATCGTCATGAGCGCCCAGCGCGCCCAGGACCTCGGCGTGCAGCCGATGGCCGTGGTTCGCGCCATGGCTGTGGCGGGCGTTGATCCGGCGATCATGGGCTACGGCCCGGTTCCGTCGACCAACAAGGCGCTCAAGCGCGCCGGCCTGACCATCAACGACATCGACTTCTTCGAGCTCAACGAAGCCTTCGCCGCACAGGCCCTGCCGGTGCTGAAGGACCTCAAGATCCTCGACAAGATGGAAGAGAAGGTCAACCTGCACGGCGGCGCCATCGCCCTGGGTCACCCGTTCGGCTGCTCCGGTGCGCGTATCTCCGGCACCCTGCTGAACGTGATGAAGCAGAACAGTGGCACCTTGGGCGTGTCCACCATGTGCGTGGGCCTCGGTCAGGGCATCACCACCGTCTTCGAACGCGTCTAA
- the fadB gene encoding fatty acid oxidation complex subunit alpha FadB, with product MIYQGKAITVKALESGIVELNFDLKGESVNKFNRLTLNELRQAVDTIKADASVKGVIVTSGKGVFIVGADITEFVDNFKLPDEELLAGNLEANKIFSDFEDLNVPTVAAINGIALGGGLEMCLAADFRVMSATAKVGLPEVKLGIYPGFGGTVRLPRIIGCDNAVEWIASGKENRAEDALKVGAVDAVVAPEQLQAAALDLVKRAIAGELDHKARRQPKLEKLKLNAIEQMMAFETAKGFVAGQAGPNYPAPVEAIKSIQKAANFGRDKALEIEAQGFVKLAKTSVAQSLIGLFLNDQDLKKKAKQYDEIAKDVKLAAVLGAGIMGGGIAYQSASKGTPILMKDIREEGIQMGLNEASKLLGKRVEKGRMTPAKMAEALNAIRPTMSYGDFGNVDIVVEAVVENPKVKQIVLAEVEGVVKEDAVLASNTSTISINLLAKALKRPENFVGMHFFNPVHMMPLVEVIRGEKSSDVAVATTVAYAKKMGKNPIVVNDCPGFLVNRVLFPYFGGFSKLLGFGVDFVRIDKIMEKFGWPMGPAYLSDVVGIDTGHHGRDVMAEGFPDRMAVEGKTAVDVMYDANRLGQKNGKGFYAYETDKRGKPKKVTDPQAYELLKSIVTEQRELTDEDIINFMMIPLCLETVRCLEDGIVETAAEADMGLIYGIGFPPFRGGALRYIDSIGVAEFVALADKYADLGALYHPTAKLREMAKNGQKFFG from the coding sequence ATGATTTACCAAGGTAAAGCCATCACGGTTAAGGCTCTTGAGAGCGGCATCGTCGAACTGAATTTCGACCTCAAGGGCGAGTCCGTCAACAAGTTCAACCGACTCACCCTGAATGAACTGCGTCAAGCAGTCGATACCATCAAGGCCGATGCGTCCGTCAAGGGCGTGATCGTGACCAGCGGCAAGGGCGTGTTCATCGTCGGCGCCGACATCACCGAGTTCGTCGACAACTTCAAGCTGCCTGACGAAGAGCTGCTGGCCGGCAACCTCGAAGCCAACAAGATCTTCAGCGACTTCGAAGACCTGAACGTTCCGACCGTAGCCGCGATCAACGGCATCGCCCTGGGCGGCGGTCTGGAAATGTGCCTGGCTGCCGACTTCCGTGTCATGAGCGCCACCGCCAAGGTCGGCCTGCCGGAAGTGAAGCTGGGCATCTACCCGGGCTTCGGCGGCACCGTTCGCCTGCCGCGCATCATCGGTTGCGACAACGCCGTCGAGTGGATCGCCTCGGGCAAGGAAAACCGTGCTGAAGACGCGCTGAAAGTCGGCGCCGTCGACGCCGTTGTGGCTCCGGAGCAGCTGCAAGCCGCCGCCCTGGACCTGGTCAAGCGCGCCATCGCTGGCGAGCTGGACCACAAGGCCCGCCGTCAGCCGAAGCTGGAAAAGCTCAAGCTGAACGCCATCGAGCAGATGATGGCCTTCGAAACCGCCAAGGGCTTCGTCGCAGGCCAGGCCGGCCCGAACTACCCGGCTCCGGTCGAAGCGATCAAGTCGATCCAGAAAGCCGCCAACTTCGGTCGTGACAAGGCGCTGGAAATCGAAGCCCAGGGCTTCGTGAAGCTGGCCAAGACCTCGGTTGCGCAGAGCCTGATCGGCCTGTTCCTCAACGACCAGGACCTGAAGAAGAAGGCCAAGCAGTACGACGAGATCGCCAAAGACGTGAAACTGGCCGCCGTACTGGGCGCCGGCATCATGGGTGGCGGCATCGCCTACCAGTCCGCTTCCAAGGGCACTCCGATCCTGATGAAGGATATCCGCGAAGAGGGTATCCAGATGGGTCTGAACGAGGCCTCGAAGCTGCTGGGCAAGCGCGTCGAAAAAGGCCGCATGACCCCGGCCAAGATGGCCGAGGCCCTGAACGCCATTCGCCCGACCATGTCCTACGGCGACTTCGGCAACGTCGACATCGTCGTCGAAGCCGTGGTCGAGAATCCGAAGGTCAAGCAGATCGTTCTGGCCGAAGTTGAAGGCGTAGTGAAGGAAGATGCGGTTCTCGCGTCGAACACCTCCACCATCTCCATCAACCTGCTGGCCAAGGCGCTCAAGCGTCCGGAAAACTTCGTCGGCATGCACTTCTTCAACCCGGTGCACATGATGCCCCTGGTCGAAGTCATCCGCGGCGAGAAGTCCAGCGACGTCGCCGTGGCCACCACCGTGGCCTACGCCAAGAAGATGGGCAAGAACCCCATCGTGGTGAATGACTGCCCTGGCTTCCTGGTCAACCGCGTGCTGTTCCCGTACTTCGGCGGCTTCTCCAAGCTGCTGGGCTTCGGCGTGGACTTCGTGCGCATCGACAAGATCATGGAGAAGTTCGGCTGGCCCATGGGCCCGGCCTACCTGTCCGACGTGGTCGGCATCGACACCGGCCACCACGGCCGTGACGTGATGGCTGAAGGCTTCCCGGACCGCATGGCCGTGGAAGGCAAGACTGCCGTTGACGTGATGTATGACGCCAACCGCCTGGGCCAGAAGAACGGCAAGGGCTTCTACGCCTATGAGACCGACAAGCGCGGCAAGCCGAAGAAAGTCACCGATCCGCAGGCTTATGAGCTGCTGAAGTCCATCGTCACCGAGCAGCGCGAGCTGACCGACGAGGACATCATCAACTTCATGATGATCCCGCTGTGCCTGGAAACCGTGCGTTGCCTGGAAGACGGCATCGTCGAAACCGCTGCCGAGGCCGACATGGGCCTGATCTATGGCATCGGCTTCCCTCCCTTCCGTGGCGGTGCCCTGCGTTACATCGACTCCATCGGTGTGGCCGAATTCGTCGCACTGGCCGACAAGTACGCCGACCTGGGTGCGCTGTACCACCCGACCGCGAAGCTGCGTGAAATGGCCAAGAACGGCCAGAAGTTCTTCGGTTGA
- a CDS encoding universal stress protein → MPYQHILVAVDLTEECDPVMKRAVALAKANDARLSAVHVVEPMAMAFGGDVPMDLSMLQQQQFDQAKERLHQFTLTYAEITSSQCHLVYGQPRQEIHRLADEQDCDLIVVGSHGRHGLALLLGSTANDVLHGAPCDVLAVRLQKTS, encoded by the coding sequence ATGCCCTACCAACACATTCTGGTCGCCGTCGACCTTACCGAAGAATGCGATCCGGTGATGAAGCGGGCGGTCGCACTGGCCAAGGCCAACGATGCCCGGCTCTCGGCGGTGCATGTGGTCGAGCCCATGGCCATGGCCTTCGGCGGCGACGTGCCGATGGACCTGTCGATGCTGCAACAGCAGCAATTCGACCAGGCCAAGGAACGCCTGCACCAGTTCACCCTCACCTACGCCGAAATCACCAGCTCCCAGTGCCACTTGGTCTACGGCCAGCCGCGCCAGGAAATCCACCGCCTCGCCGATGAGCAGGACTGCGACCTGATCGTCGTCGGCAGCCACGGCCGCCACGGGCTCGCCCTGCTGCTGGGCTCCACCGCCAACGACGTGCTGCACGGTGCGCCCTGCGACGTCCTCGCCGTGCGCCTGCAGAAAACCAGCTGA
- a CDS encoding DUF6901 family protein: protein MAIEYRITLDDEHEFSYRIELERQYDAEIAAQTPRWTRLENNRCSNCPLNPAQYSHCPAAVDLHRVIEDFRGLPAFKKVSVQVRTPEREYIKHAGLEEGLRALLGVIMATSACPLLGKLKPMAQQHLPFASNQEFILRAVSLYLMRQYFNFREGRHADWELKGLVKQFQQLQLVNQAFWQRIHETCDGDSNLKAFLSFFSMASSMSYSLEAQLQKVRPLLMSGDMLGA, encoded by the coding sequence ATGGCAATCGAGTACCGCATCACCCTGGATGATGAGCACGAGTTCAGTTACCGCATCGAGCTGGAGCGCCAGTACGACGCCGAGATAGCCGCCCAGACCCCGCGTTGGACGCGCCTGGAGAACAACCGTTGCAGCAACTGCCCGCTGAACCCGGCGCAGTACAGCCACTGCCCGGCGGCGGTGGACCTGCACCGGGTGATCGAGGATTTCCGTGGTTTGCCGGCCTTCAAGAAGGTCTCTGTGCAGGTCCGCACGCCGGAGCGCGAGTACATCAAGCACGCGGGGCTGGAAGAGGGCCTGCGCGCGCTGCTCGGGGTGATCATGGCCACCAGTGCCTGCCCGCTGCTGGGCAAGCTCAAGCCGATGGCGCAACAGCACCTGCCGTTCGCCAGCAACCAGGAGTTCATCCTGCGCGCGGTGTCGCTGTACCTGATGCGCCAGTACTTCAATTTCCGTGAAGGGCGGCATGCGGATTGGGAATTGAAGGGGCTGGTGAAGCAGTTCCAGCAGTTGCAGTTGGTGAACCAGGCGTTCTGGCAGAGGATTCACGAGACCTGCGACGGTGACTCGAACCTGAAGGCTTTCCTCAGCTTCTTCTCCATGGCGTCGAGCATGAGCTATTCGCTGGAAGCGCAGTTGCAGAAGGTGCGGCCGCTGCTGATGAGCGGGGACATGCTCGGGGCCTGA
- a CDS encoding transglycosylase SLT domain-containing protein, whose amino-acid sequence MRGRLFSLFSCLILSLSASTANAASLPQQRQMYDEAQKALARGDSGPYFSYQSALADYPLQPYLAYDELTNRLKSASNAEIERFIEQHGDLPQINWLKLRWMRQLADRGDWNTFVRYYDPKMNFTELDCLYGQYQLGHGNKADGYATAEKLWLVGKPQPDACDTTFALWQADGQLTEEKVWKRLKLAAEKGNYSLATVLSKRLPTLGSQGALMVNVAQNPAQLSQTTRFGARDHATADVVGLGLRRLAKQDPEKAISLLDYYSSVLPFSSDEKVSIAREIGLSLARRYDPRALPMMVKYDPQLRDDTVTEWRLRLLLRLGRWEEAYELTRALPPSLAETNRWKYWQARSLQLAQPQNKQAISLYQPVAGERDFYGFLAADRINAPYQLNNRPVSPDAGTMQRVRNAPSTRRALEFYARGEIINARREWYHAARHLSHDELLAQAKIAYDMQWYFPAIRAISQAKYWDDLDIRFPMAYRNTLVREARNRGLHSSWVFAITRQESAFMSDARSGVGATGLMQLMPATAKETSRKFGIPLASQQQLIVPDVNIQLGAAYLSQVHGQFNGNRVLATAAYNAGPGRVRQWLKDARHLAFDVWVETIPFDETRSYVQNVLSYAVIYGQKLNAPQPIVDWHERFFDEL is encoded by the coding sequence ATGCGCGGTCGCCTTTTCTCACTGTTTTCCTGCCTGATCCTCAGCCTGTCCGCTTCGACAGCCAACGCAGCGTCCCTGCCCCAGCAGCGCCAGATGTACGACGAGGCGCAGAAGGCCCTGGCGCGCGGCGACAGCGGCCCGTACTTCAGCTACCAATCGGCACTGGCCGATTATCCGCTGCAGCCGTACCTGGCCTACGACGAGCTGACCAACCGCCTGAAAAGCGCCAGCAACGCCGAGATCGAGCGCTTCATCGAGCAGCACGGGGACCTGCCGCAGATCAACTGGCTGAAGCTGCGCTGGATGCGCCAGCTGGCCGATCGCGGCGACTGGAACACCTTCGTCCGTTATTACGACCCGAAGATGAACTTCACCGAGCTGGACTGCCTCTACGGCCAGTACCAGTTGGGCCACGGCAACAAGGCCGACGGCTACGCCACCGCCGAGAAGCTCTGGCTGGTCGGCAAGCCGCAGCCCGATGCCTGCGACACGACCTTCGCCCTGTGGCAGGCCGACGGCCAGCTCACCGAGGAGAAGGTCTGGAAACGCCTGAAGCTGGCCGCCGAGAAAGGCAACTACAGCCTCGCCACGGTGCTCTCCAAGCGCCTGCCGACCCTCGGCAGCCAGGGCGCGCTGATGGTCAATGTGGCGCAGAATCCTGCGCAGTTGAGCCAGACCACCCGCTTCGGCGCCCGTGACCACGCCACCGCCGACGTCGTCGGCCTGGGCCTGCGCCGCCTGGCCAAGCAGGACCCGGAAAAGGCCATCAGCCTGCTCGACTACTACAGCTCGGTGCTGCCCTTCTCCAGCGACGAGAAAGTCTCCATCGCCCGCGAGATCGGCCTGAGCCTGGCGCGCCGCTATGATCCGCGCGCGCTGCCGATGATGGTCAAGTACGACCCGCAACTGCGCGACGACACCGTCACCGAATGGCGCCTGCGTCTGCTGCTGCGCCTGGGCCGCTGGGAAGAAGCCTACGAACTGACCCGCGCCCTGCCGCCGTCGCTGGCCGAGACCAACCGCTGGAAATACTGGCAGGCTCGCTCGCTGCAACTGGCGCAGCCGCAGAACAAGCAGGCCATCAGTCTGTACCAGCCGGTTGCCGGCGAGCGTGATTTCTACGGTTTCCTCGCCGCCGACCGGATCAACGCCCCCTACCAGCTGAACAATCGACCTGTTTCGCCCGATGCCGGGACGATGCAGCGCGTGCGCAACGCACCGAGCACCCGCCGCGCCCTGGAGTTCTACGCCCGCGGCGAGATCATCAACGCCCGCCGCGAGTGGTACCACGCTGCCCGCCACCTGAGCCACGACGAACTGCTGGCCCAGGCGAAGATCGCCTACGACATGCAGTGGTACTTCCCGGCCATCCGCGCGATCAGCCAGGCGAAGTACTGGGATGACCTCGATATCCGCTTCCCCATGGCCTACCGCAACACCCTGGTGCGCGAGGCGCGCAATCGCGGCCTGCACTCCAGCTGGGTGTTCGCCATCACCCGCCAGGAAAGCGCCTTCATGTCCGATGCGCGCTCCGGCGTCGGTGCCACCGGGCTGATGCAGCTGATGCCGGCCACCGCCAAGGAAACCTCGCGCAAGTTCGGCATCCCACTGGCTTCGCAGCAGCAACTGATCGTGCCGGACGTGAACATCCAGCTCGGCGCCGCCTACCTGAGCCAGGTGCACGGCCAGTTCAACGGCAACCGTGTGCTCGCCACCGCCGCCTACAACGCCGGCCCCGGCCGTGTGCGCCAGTGGCTGAAGGATGCGCGTCACCTGGCCTTCGACGTCTGGGTCGAGACCATTCCGTTCGACGAGACCCGCTCCTACGTGCAGAACGTGCTGTCCTACGCGGTGATCTACGGGCAGAAGCTCAACGCGCCGCAACCCATCGTCGACTGGCACGAACGCTTCTTCGACGAGCTCTGA
- a CDS encoding lysozyme inhibitor LprI family protein, with protein sequence MRQSLLSLTVLAAGLLSADLALAACEKPRNAFDSVYCLSTEYAQVDRELNNEFGTLRKMLNDGQKAALKKSQIAWIKDRDAQCSYERDGGYFVNLQCAVDKTNERLVVLRERERECQSTGCVDSKL encoded by the coding sequence ATGCGCCAGTCGCTCCTCTCCCTCACCGTCCTGGCCGCCGGCCTGCTCAGTGCCGATCTGGCCCTCGCCGCCTGCGAGAAACCGCGCAACGCCTTCGACAGCGTGTACTGCCTGAGCACCGAATACGCCCAGGTGGACCGCGAGCTGAACAATGAATTCGGCACCCTGCGCAAGATGCTCAACGACGGCCAGAAGGCCGCACTGAAGAAGAGCCAGATCGCCTGGATCAAGGACCGCGACGCCCAGTGCAGCTACGAGCGCGACGGCGGCTATTTCGTCAACCTGCAGTGTGCCGTGGACAAGACCAACGAGCGCCTGGTCGTGCTGCGCGAGCGTGAGCGCGAGTGCCAGAGCACCGGTTGCGTCGACAGCAAGCTGTAA
- a CDS encoding MOSC domain-containing protein: MYSLSELYRYPVKSTAYEPLESVRLDALGLEGDRRWMVVEASNGRFLTQRLLPQMGRIEARWQDDFHGLRLRAPGMQDIFVSVPESDANLRGVLIWRDMLQVPDAGDEAAQWLSSFLGRDVRLVQMPEQRARQVDTAYAEPGEHVHFADGFPLLLIGQGSLDDLSAKVGRPLEMLRFRPNLVVTGAEPFAEDGWKRIRIGDVTFKVAKPCSRCILTTIDPHTGERDAAREPLATLLGYRNVNGEALFGQNLLAENRGELKLGMPVEVLE; encoded by the coding sequence ATGTACAGCCTGAGCGAGCTCTACCGCTACCCGGTCAAGTCCACCGCCTACGAGCCCCTGGAGTCCGTCCGCCTGGACGCCCTGGGCCTGGAAGGGGATCGACGCTGGATGGTGGTGGAGGCGTCCAATGGCCGCTTCCTGACCCAGCGCCTGCTGCCGCAGATGGGCCGCATCGAGGCGCGCTGGCAGGATGACTTCCATGGTCTGCGCCTGCGTGCGCCGGGAATGCAAGATATCTTCGTGTCAGTGCCTGAAAGCGACGCCAACCTGCGCGGCGTGCTGATCTGGCGCGACATGCTGCAAGTGCCGGACGCCGGCGATGAGGCGGCACAGTGGCTGAGCAGCTTCCTCGGCCGCGACGTGCGCCTGGTGCAGATGCCCGAGCAGCGCGCGCGCCAGGTGGATACCGCCTACGCCGAACCCGGTGAGCACGTGCATTTCGCCGATGGCTTCCCGCTGCTGCTGATCGGCCAGGGGTCGCTGGATGATCTGTCGGCCAAGGTCGGTCGCCCGCTGGAGATGCTGCGCTTCCGCCCGAATCTGGTGGTCACCGGCGCCGAACCCTTCGCCGAAGACGGCTGGAAACGCATCCGCATCGGCGACGTCACCTTCAAGGTGGCCAAGCCCTGCTCGCGCTGCATCCTTACCACCATCGACCCGCACACCGGCGAGCGCGATGCCGCCCGCGAGCCGCTGGCGACCCTGCTGGGCTATCGAAACGTCAATGGCGAAGCCCTGTTCGGCCAGAATCTGCTGGCGGAGAACCGTGGCGAGCTGAAACTGGGCATGCCGGTGGAAGTGCTGGAATAA